In one Streptomyces sp. NBC_01241 genomic region, the following are encoded:
- the pucD gene encoding xanthine dehydrogenase subunit D, protein MGVTGNPTSINQGTRTKGRIGESTLRPDGILKVTGEFAYSSDMWHEDMLWGHTLRSTVAHAEIVSIDTSEALATSGVYAVLTYDDLPTSVRNYGLEIQDTPVLAHGKVRHHGEPVALVAADHPETARRAAAKIRIEYRELPVVTDEASATAPDAPLIHEGRDDHHAGHVPHPNIVHRQPIVRGDADAAAARADVVVSGEYVFGMQDQAFLGPESGLAVPAEDGGVDLYVATQWLHSDLRQIAPVLGLPEDKVRMTLSGVGGAFGGREDLSMQIHACLLALRTGKPVKIVYNRFESFFGHVHRHPAKLWYEHGATRDGKLTHMKCRIVLDGGAYASASPAVVGNASSLGVGPYVVDDVDIEAIALYTNNPPCGAMRGFGAVQACFAYEAQMDKLAAELGMDPVEFRQLNAMEQGSVLPTGQVVDSPAPVAELLRRVKAMPLPPERQWEVAGEQADVRALPGGLSNTTHGEGVVRGVGYAVGLKNVGFSEGFDDYSTARVRMEVVAGEPVATVHTAMAEVGQGGVTVHAQIARTELGVTQVTIHPADTQVGSAGSTSASRQTYVTGGAVKHSCEAVREKVLEMGRRKFGTYHPAWATAELLLEGGKVVTDGGEVLADLVDVLEDEAVDIELEWRHRPTEAFDLRTGQGNGHVQYSFAAHRAVVEVDTELGLVKVIELACAQDVGKALNPLSVVGQIQGGTTQGLGVAVMEEILVDPKTAKVRNPSFTDYLIPTILDTPTIPVDVLELADDHAPYGLRGVGEAPTLSSTPAVLAAIRNATGLELNRTPVRPEHLTGT, encoded by the coding sequence ATGGGCGTTACCGGCAACCCCACCAGCATCAACCAGGGCACCCGTACCAAGGGCCGCATCGGCGAGTCCACGCTCCGCCCCGACGGCATCCTGAAGGTCACCGGTGAGTTCGCGTACTCCTCCGACATGTGGCACGAGGACATGCTCTGGGGTCACACGCTGCGCTCCACGGTCGCGCACGCCGAGATCGTCTCCATCGACACCTCGGAAGCGCTCGCCACCTCCGGCGTCTACGCCGTACTCACCTACGACGACCTGCCGACCTCGGTGAGGAACTACGGGCTGGAGATCCAGGACACCCCGGTCCTCGCCCACGGCAAGGTCCGCCACCACGGCGAACCGGTGGCACTCGTCGCCGCCGACCACCCCGAGACGGCCCGGCGCGCAGCCGCGAAGATCAGGATCGAGTACCGCGAGCTGCCCGTCGTCACCGACGAGGCCTCGGCCACCGCCCCCGACGCGCCCCTCATCCACGAGGGCCGCGACGACCACCACGCCGGGCACGTACCGCACCCCAACATCGTCCACCGCCAGCCCATCGTCCGCGGCGACGCGGACGCGGCGGCGGCCCGCGCCGATGTCGTGGTCAGCGGTGAGTACGTCTTCGGCATGCAGGACCAGGCCTTCCTCGGCCCCGAGTCCGGTCTGGCCGTGCCCGCCGAGGACGGCGGCGTCGACCTGTACGTCGCCACCCAGTGGCTCCACTCCGACCTGCGCCAGATCGCCCCCGTCCTCGGCCTGCCCGAGGACAAGGTCCGGATGACGCTCTCCGGAGTGGGTGGCGCCTTCGGCGGCCGCGAGGACCTGTCGATGCAGATCCACGCCTGCCTGCTCGCCCTGCGCACCGGCAAGCCGGTCAAGATCGTCTACAACCGGTTCGAGTCCTTCTTCGGGCATGTGCACCGTCACCCCGCCAAGCTCTGGTACGAGCACGGCGCCACCCGCGACGGCAAGCTGACCCATATGAAATGCCGCATCGTGCTGGACGGCGGAGCCTACGCCTCCGCCTCACCGGCCGTCGTCGGCAACGCCTCCTCGCTCGGTGTCGGTCCGTACGTCGTCGACGACGTGGACATCGAGGCCATCGCGCTCTACACCAACAACCCGCCGTGCGGCGCCATGCGCGGCTTCGGCGCGGTCCAGGCCTGCTTCGCCTACGAGGCCCAGATGGACAAGCTCGCCGCCGAACTGGGCATGGACCCGGTCGAGTTCAGGCAGCTCAACGCCATGGAGCAGGGCAGCGTCCTGCCGACCGGACAGGTCGTCGACTCGCCCGCCCCGGTCGCCGAGCTGCTGCGCCGGGTCAAGGCCATGCCGCTGCCGCCCGAGCGCCAGTGGGAGGTGGCCGGCGAACAGGCCGACGTACGGGCCCTGCCCGGCGGACTCTCCAACACCACCCATGGCGAAGGCGTCGTACGCGGCGTCGGCTACGCGGTCGGCCTCAAGAACGTCGGCTTCTCCGAGGGCTTCGACGACTACTCCACCGCCCGGGTGCGGATGGAGGTCGTCGCCGGCGAACCCGTCGCGACCGTGCACACCGCCATGGCCGAGGTCGGACAGGGCGGCGTCACCGTCCACGCCCAGATCGCCCGAACCGAACTCGGCGTCACCCAGGTCACCATCCATCCGGCCGACACCCAGGTCGGCTCCGCAGGCTCCACCTCCGCCTCCCGGCAGACCTATGTCACCGGTGGCGCCGTGAAGCACTCCTGCGAGGCCGTCCGCGAGAAGGTCCTGGAGATGGGCCGCCGCAAGTTCGGTACGTACCACCCCGCCTGGGCCACCGCCGAACTGCTCCTGGAGGGCGGCAAGGTCGTCACCGACGGAGGTGAGGTGCTGGCCGATCTGGTCGACGTACTGGAGGACGAAGCGGTCGACATCGAGCTGGAGTGGCGCCACCGGCCCACCGAGGCGTTCGACCTCCGCACCGGACAGGGCAACGGCCACGTCCAGTACTCCTTCGCCGCCCACCGCGCGGTCGTCGAGGTCGACACCGAACTCGGCCTGGTCAAGGTCATCGAACTGGCCTGCGCCCAGGACGTCGGCAAGGCGCTCAACCCGCTCTCGGTCGTCGGCCAGATCCAGGGCGGCACCACCCAGGGCCTGGGCGTCGCCGTCATGGAGGAGATCCTCGTCGACCCGAAGACCGCGAAGGTGCGCAACCCGTCCTTCACGGACTACCTGATCCCCACCATCCTCGACACCCCGACGATCCCGGTCGACGTGCTCGAACTCGCCGACGACCACGCCCCGTACGGGCTCCGTGGCGTTGGTGAGGCCCCCACCCTGTCGTCGACCCCGGCCGTCCTCGCGGCGATCCGGAACGCGACGGGCCTGGAGCTCAACAGGACACCGGTACGCCCCGAGCACCTCACGGGCACCTGA
- a CDS encoding NCS2 family permease has product MTQQSVEPGTIAEDAGSGSRIPAGRSWLDRYFHISERDSTVAREVRGGITTFMAMCYILLLNPLLLSGPDVAGHRLSHAGLITATALAAAVSTLLMGFIGKVPLALAAGLSVSGVLATQVAPHMTWPQAMGMCVMYGVVIVLLVVTGLREIIMNAIPLALKHGITIGIGMFIALIGLVNAGFVGKGAPVTLGVGGQLSGWPVLLFCVTLLLIFMLQARNVPGAILIGIVVGTVLAVIVNTVGDISPKAWGGSAPELQGSAVSMPDFGLFGHVEFGGWGDIGVMTVGMIVFTLVLAGFFDAMATIIGVGTEAGLADSRGRMPGLSKALFIDGVGGAVGGVSGASGQTVFIESATGVGEGARTGLSSVVTGVLFAAGLFFTPLAQIVPGPIAAAALVVIGAMMMQNARHVDWSDRSVAVPVFLTVALMPFTYSITAGVGAGVISFVAIKAAQGRFREVGVFMWVLTGVFVVYFALSPIESWIGAK; this is encoded by the coding sequence ATGACCCAGCAGTCAGTGGAGCCCGGGACCATTGCGGAGGACGCGGGCTCCGGCTCGCGCATCCCCGCAGGAAGATCCTGGCTCGACCGGTACTTCCACATCTCCGAACGTGACTCGACCGTCGCACGCGAAGTGCGCGGCGGCATCACGACCTTCATGGCGATGTGTTACATCCTCCTGCTCAACCCGCTCCTGCTGTCCGGACCGGACGTGGCGGGCCACCGGCTCAGCCACGCCGGGCTGATCACGGCGACCGCGCTCGCCGCCGCCGTCTCGACCCTGCTGATGGGTTTCATCGGCAAGGTGCCCCTCGCTCTCGCCGCGGGACTCTCCGTCTCCGGCGTGCTCGCCACCCAGGTGGCGCCCCACATGACGTGGCCGCAGGCCATGGGCATGTGTGTGATGTACGGCGTGGTGATCGTGCTGCTGGTCGTCACCGGGCTGCGCGAGATCATCATGAACGCGATACCGCTGGCCCTGAAGCACGGCATCACCATCGGCATCGGCATGTTCATCGCGCTGATCGGCCTCGTCAACGCCGGCTTCGTCGGCAAGGGCGCCCCGGTCACGCTCGGCGTGGGCGGACAGCTCTCCGGCTGGCCCGTACTGCTCTTCTGCGTCACCCTGCTGCTCATCTTCATGCTGCAGGCCCGCAATGTGCCCGGCGCGATCCTGATCGGCATCGTCGTCGGCACCGTCCTCGCCGTCATCGTCAACACCGTCGGTGACATCAGCCCCAAGGCATGGGGCGGCAGCGCACCCGAACTGCAGGGCAGCGCCGTCTCGATGCCCGACTTCGGGCTCTTCGGCCATGTCGAGTTCGGCGGCTGGGGCGACATCGGCGTCATGACCGTAGGCATGATCGTCTTCACCCTGGTGCTGGCCGGCTTCTTCGACGCGATGGCGACCATCATCGGCGTCGGTACCGAGGCCGGGCTCGCCGACAGCAGGGGCCGGATGCCCGGCCTGTCCAAGGCGCTGTTCATCGACGGCGTGGGCGGGGCGGTCGGCGGCGTCTCCGGAGCCTCCGGCCAGACCGTTTTCATCGAGTCGGCGACCGGCGTCGGCGAGGGGGCCCGCACGGGTCTGTCCTCCGTCGTCACCGGTGTACTCTTCGCCGCCGGACTGTTCTTCACCCCGCTCGCCCAGATCGTGCCGGGGCCGATCGCCGCCGCCGCACTGGTCGTCATCGGCGCGATGATGATGCAGAATGCCCGCCATGTCGACTGGAGCGACCGCTCCGTCGCGGTGCCGGTCTTCCTGACGGTCGCCCTGATGCCGTTCACGTACTCCATCACCGCCGGTGTCGGCGCCGGAGTGATCTCCTTCGTCGCGATCAAGGCGGCGCAGGGCAGATTCCGTGAGGTCGGCGTGTTCATGTGGGTACTGACCGGTGTGTTCGTCGTGTACTTCGCGCTCAGCCCGATCGAGAGTTGGATCGGGGCCAAGTAG
- a CDS encoding XdhC family protein: MLDIAEELNRWVEQGRDFAVATVVAVGGSAPRQPGAALAVDRDGTAIGSVSGGCVEGAVYELCGQALDDGSTVRERFGYSDEDAFAVGLTCGGVIDILVTPVRADDPARTVFAAALAAAARGAAAAVARITDGPAELLGRPLLVHPDGSYEGGLGGHPELDRTAAADARAMLDAGRTGSVTIGADGSRCGQPLTLLVESSVPPPRMIVFGAIDFASALVRAGKFLGYHVTLCDARPVFATKARFPEADELVVDWPHRYLAATEVDARTVLCVLTHDAKFDVPLLELALRLPVAYVGAMGSRRTHLERNDRLREVGFTERELARLHSPIGLDLGARTPEETALSIAAEIVADRRGGSGVPLKGAHTPIHHEGDGASTAVITSVA, translated from the coding sequence ATGCTGGACATCGCCGAAGAGCTCAACCGGTGGGTCGAGCAGGGACGCGACTTCGCCGTGGCCACCGTCGTGGCGGTCGGCGGGAGCGCGCCCAGGCAGCCGGGAGCCGCCCTCGCAGTCGACCGCGACGGCACGGCGATCGGTTCGGTCTCCGGCGGGTGTGTGGAGGGCGCGGTGTACGAGCTGTGCGGGCAGGCCCTCGACGACGGCAGCACCGTCCGGGAGCGGTTCGGCTACAGCGACGAGGACGCCTTCGCGGTCGGACTGACCTGCGGCGGCGTCATCGACATCCTGGTCACACCGGTCCGTGCGGACGATCCCGCACGGACGGTGTTCGCCGCCGCACTGGCTGCCGCCGCTCGGGGGGCGGCGGCGGCCGTCGCCAGGATCACCGACGGGCCCGCGGAGCTCCTCGGCCGGCCCCTGCTCGTCCACCCCGACGGCTCGTACGAGGGCGGGCTCGGCGGACACCCGGAGCTGGACCGCACCGCGGCGGCCGACGCCCGCGCGATGCTGGACGCGGGCCGTACCGGCTCCGTCACCATCGGCGCCGACGGCTCGCGCTGCGGGCAGCCGCTCACCCTGCTCGTCGAATCGAGCGTCCCGCCGCCCCGGATGATCGTCTTCGGGGCCATCGACTTCGCGTCCGCGCTGGTCCGGGCCGGAAAATTTCTCGGATACCACGTCACATTGTGCGACGCACGCCCCGTCTTCGCGACGAAGGCCCGCTTCCCGGAGGCCGACGAGCTGGTCGTCGACTGGCCGCACCGCTATCTCGCGGCGACCGAAGTCGACGCGCGCACCGTCCTGTGCGTCCTCACCCACGACGCCAAATTCGATGTCCCGCTGCTGGAACTGGCGTTGAGACTGCCGGTGGCGTACGTCGGAGCGATGGGCTCGCGCCGCACCCACCTGGAGCGCAACGACCGGCTGCGCGAAGTCGGCTTCACGGAGCGGGAACTGGCCAGGCTGCACTCGCCGATCGGCCTCGATCTCGGCGCCCGAACCCCCGAGGAGACCGCGCTGTCGATCGCCGCCGAAATCGTCGCCGACCGGCGCGGCGGCAGCGGAGTACCGCTCAAGGGGGCGCACACACCGATCCATCACGAAGGCGACGGGGCGTCGACGGCAGTGATCACTTCCGTGGCTTGA
- a CDS encoding S8 family serine peptidase, producing the protein MTFTSSSASGRARSARAGRRALLIATSVALVSGALLPAAGSASAAAVQSEPADRQAAAPVKEYDITLLTGDVVHYSDGVGKQDTVTVDRPDGAVGGVHVQQAGDDLYVLPDEANSLIAAGKLDRRLFNVTALAKMGYDDRRSGGIPLIATYPASQGRSLPAAPRGAKKTLTLASIHGAALKAGKDTARTFWNDIALKARSLDNGIAKLWLDGRVEAALKDSVPQVNAPQAWAEGYDGKGSKVAVLDTGIDATHPDVKDRILETKSFVPGEEVVDKNGHGTHVASTIAGSGAASEGVNKGVAPGADLIIGKVLSNGGSGADSGIIEAMEWAKAEGADVVSMSLGSSIPDDGSDPMSQAVDALSADGGPLFVIAAGNSYGAGTIGSPGSAEKALTIAAVDKQDNRAAFSSMGPLVRSYGLKPDLSAPGVNINAAASQAVPGISGMYQSMSGTSMATPHVAGAAAILKQRHPDWSGQRIKDALMSSSKKLDAYTPYEQGTGRLDVKAAVDTTIEATGSVAVASYNWPHSASDPVAQRTITYRNTGAKDVTLDLATDTDADAYTLSTKRLTVPAGSTADAVLSLDPSKVANDTQFSGQVIAKDAAGTTVAHTGFALNKEQELYDLTLRLRDRDGKPMDGLVVIGALGDPNLSVVPVSGEYTLRLPPGNYNAWTAADIAGDRADSRAVAFLAAPETILDKATTVTLDASKAHKVSVRTPKETETRQLRYDMARTAPDGTVQRDAYQIPLTYDQLWASPTKKVTQGSFSFLTRWRQGEKQLDVSAGGRDVPVFPQGGAAIAENGEKKLAGVFAGNGSVADYEGLNVKGKAVVIRSSDAVAPADRLAGAVAAGAGALFVVNDGDGVLMESYTPYGTKGTIPVASVQRLAGEDLIKSAQHGAKLTIGQHRFAGYVYDLVDRHDGVVPDRSLEFAPSTRQLAKVENTFYGHKDVLGAGFRYDIPDYGPGLGFEEYEKFPGTREEWVTPLPGASFWYENHSVFNATETDFAQEMRSGELDYTAGRTYPAEWFAPITRPRLGTGYWGPFRTTYNDMQFNLTPWTDSGAGHAGDMYADEYDTTTTAIYQGDTLIKKVAGRAGYFGNLSPEKLPYRFVLDSKRDGDLWKTSTRTHTEWNFVSGAMDENGPYRADLPLLQLDYKVDTDLAGDVKAGQWAEIALTSGTQEWMDGAVKAKKASLSVSYDDGKNWSDVEVRESSAGSWTARFKAPKQAGGFVSIKAHAETEDGLGIDQEIIRAFGLK; encoded by the coding sequence ATGACATTTACATCCTCCTCTGCTTCCGGCCGGGCGAGATCGGCTCGTGCGGGACGCAGGGCTCTGCTCATAGCGACTTCGGTCGCCCTGGTGAGTGGCGCACTGTTGCCCGCAGCGGGCTCCGCTTCCGCCGCCGCAGTTCAGTCCGAGCCCGCCGACCGCCAGGCCGCCGCCCCCGTCAAGGAGTACGACATCACCCTGCTCACGGGGGATGTCGTGCATTACTCGGACGGTGTCGGCAAGCAGGACACCGTCACCGTGGACCGCCCCGACGGAGCGGTCGGCGGCGTGCATGTCCAGCAGGCCGGTGACGATCTGTACGTCCTGCCGGACGAGGCCAACTCCCTCATCGCAGCGGGCAAGTTGGACCGTCGGCTGTTCAATGTCACGGCTTTGGCCAAGATGGGGTACGACGACAGGAGGTCGGGCGGCATTCCGCTGATCGCGACCTACCCGGCGAGCCAGGGCCGCTCACTGCCCGCCGCTCCTCGCGGCGCGAAGAAGACCCTTACCCTGGCGAGCATCCACGGCGCCGCGCTGAAGGCCGGGAAGGACACCGCCCGGACCTTCTGGAACGACATCGCCCTTAAGGCCCGTTCGCTGGACAACGGCATCGCGAAGCTCTGGCTCGACGGCCGGGTGGAGGCCGCGCTCAAGGACTCCGTGCCGCAGGTCAACGCCCCGCAGGCGTGGGCCGAGGGCTACGACGGCAAGGGCTCCAAGGTCGCCGTCCTGGACACCGGAATCGACGCGACCCACCCGGACGTCAAGGACCGCATTCTCGAAACGAAGAGCTTCGTGCCGGGCGAGGAGGTCGTGGACAAGAACGGCCACGGTACACATGTCGCCTCCACGATCGCGGGCTCCGGCGCCGCGTCGGAGGGTGTCAACAAGGGCGTCGCCCCCGGCGCCGACCTGATCATCGGCAAGGTGCTCAGCAACGGTGGTTCCGGCGCGGACTCCGGCATCATCGAAGCCATGGAGTGGGCGAAGGCCGAAGGCGCCGACGTCGTCTCCATGAGCCTCGGCTCCAGCATCCCGGACGACGGCTCCGACCCGATGTCCCAGGCCGTCGACGCCCTTTCCGCCGACGGCGGCCCGCTGTTCGTGATTGCCGCGGGCAACTCCTACGGCGCGGGCACCATCGGCTCGCCCGGCTCGGCGGAGAAGGCGCTCACCATCGCCGCCGTCGACAAGCAGGACAACCGCGCGGCCTTCTCCTCGATGGGCCCGCTCGTGAGGTCCTACGGCCTCAAGCCCGATCTCTCCGCACCGGGTGTGAACATCAACGCCGCCGCCTCGCAGGCGGTCCCGGGCATCAGCGGGATGTACCAGTCGATGTCGGGTACGTCGATGGCGACCCCGCACGTCGCGGGCGCCGCGGCCATCCTGAAGCAGCGTCACCCCGACTGGTCCGGCCAGCGGATCAAGGACGCGCTGATGAGCTCGTCGAAGAAGCTCGACGCGTACACCCCGTACGAGCAGGGCACCGGTCGGCTCGATGTGAAGGCGGCCGTCGACACCACTATCGAGGCCACCGGCTCCGTCGCGGTCGCCTCCTACAACTGGCCGCACTCCGCGTCCGACCCGGTCGCCCAGCGGACGATCACCTACCGCAATACGGGTGCGAAGGACGTCACCCTCGACCTGGCCACGGACACGGACGCCGACGCGTACACCCTGTCGACGAAGCGGCTGACCGTCCCGGCCGGTTCCACCGCCGATGCCGTGCTCTCGCTGGACCCGTCGAAGGTCGCGAACGACACACAGTTCTCCGGCCAGGTCATCGCCAAGGACGCGGCGGGAACCACCGTCGCCCACACCGGCTTCGCCCTGAACAAGGAGCAGGAGCTGTACGACCTGACGCTCAGGCTCCGTGACCGTGACGGCAAGCCGATGGACGGTCTGGTCGTCATCGGCGCGCTCGGCGACCCGAACCTGAGCGTCGTCCCGGTGTCGGGCGAGTACACGCTGCGGTTGCCGCCGGGCAACTACAACGCCTGGACCGCCGCCGACATTGCCGGCGACCGCGCCGACTCGCGGGCCGTGGCATTCCTCGCGGCCCCCGAGACGATCCTCGACAAGGCGACCACGGTCACCCTCGACGCGTCCAAGGCCCACAAGGTCAGTGTGCGGACTCCGAAGGAGACCGAGACCCGGCAGCTGCGCTACGACATGGCACGTACCGCACCGGACGGCACGGTCCAGCGCGACGCGTATCAGATCCCGTTGACCTACGACCAGCTGTGGGCCAGTCCCACCAAGAAGGTCACGCAGGGCAGCTTCTCCTTCCTGACCCGCTGGCGGCAGGGCGAGAAGCAGCTGGATGTATCGGCCGGCGGCCGTGACGTGCCGGTCTTCCCGCAGGGTGGTGCGGCCATCGCCGAAAACGGCGAGAAGAAGCTGGCCGGCGTCTTCGCGGGCAACGGCTCCGTGGCCGACTACGAGGGTCTGAACGTCAAGGGCAAGGCCGTCGTCATCCGCAGCAGTGACGCGGTCGCTCCCGCCGACCGGCTCGCGGGCGCGGTGGCCGCGGGCGCCGGGGCACTGTTCGTCGTCAACGACGGCGACGGCGTCCTGATGGAGAGCTACACCCCCTACGGGACCAAGGGCACCATCCCGGTCGCCTCGGTCCAGCGCCTGGCGGGCGAGGACCTGATCAAGTCTGCCCAGCACGGTGCGAAGCTGACGATCGGGCAACACCGTTTCGCCGGTTACGTGTACGACCTGGTCGACCGCCACGACGGCGTCGTCCCGGACCGCTCGCTGGAGTTCGCTCCGTCGACCCGCCAGCTGGCGAAGGTGGAGAACACCTTCTACGGCCACAAGGACGTGCTCGGCGCGGGCTTCCGCTACGACATTCCGGACTACGGCCCGGGTCTCGGCTTCGAGGAGTACGAGAAGTTCCCCGGCACCCGCGAGGAGTGGGTCACCCCGCTTCCGGGCGCCTCCTTCTGGTACGAGAACCACTCGGTCTTCAACGCCACCGAGACGGACTTCGCGCAGGAGATGCGCAGCGGCGAGCTGGACTACACGGCGGGCCGCACCTACCCTGCGGAGTGGTTCGCGCCGATCACCCGTCCGCGTCTGGGCACCGGCTACTGGGGTCCGTTCCGGACCACCTACAACGACATGCAGTTCAACCTCACCCCGTGGACGGACTCGGGCGCGGGCCACGCGGGCGACATGTACGCGGACGAGTACGACACCACCACCACCGCGATCTACCAGGGCGATACCCTGATCAAGAAGGTCGCGGGCCGGGCCGGCTACTTCGGAAACCTGTCGCCGGAGAAGCTGCCCTACCGTTTCGTGCTCGACTCCAAACGTGACGGCGACCTGTGGAAGACCTCCACCCGCACGCACACCGAGTGGAACTTCGTCTCGGGCGCAATGGACGAGAACGGCCCGTACCGGGCCGACCTTCCGCTGCTGCAGTTGGACTACAAGGTCGACACCGACCTCGCCGGTGACGTCAAGGCCGGCCAGTGGGCCGAGATCGCTCTCACCTCCGGTACGCAGGAGTGGATGGACGGCGCGGTGAAGGCGAAGAAGGCCTCGCTGTCGGTCAGCTACGACGACGGCAAGAACTGGAGCGACGTGGAAGTGCGCGAGAGTTCGGCCGGTTCCTGGACCGCCCGGTTCAAGGCGCCCAAGCAGGCCGGCGGATTCGTCTCGATCAAGGCGCACGCCGAGACCGAAGACGGGCTCGGCATCGATCAGGAAATCATCCGGGCGTTCGGCCTGAAGTGA